In Borrelia duttonii Ly, the sequence GTTATACACAAAGTTTTCTGCTAAATGTAGCTCTTTTTGAGACTATCTATCAAGAGATAGATAGAAGGATTCGAAACTACAATTTTCTATTTTACAGAGATGAGTCTTTAGCAGAGATTAATGATGCTATAAGTAAAGCATCTTTGCAATTTAATTTACTTACCAAAAGTAACAAAGATAATAGTTCTGGCATGTTTAAGAAGCTTTTTAGGCGCAATTCTGATGATGGTAGTGTTGACAATAGTGGTGATGAGGTCGTAAAGAAGGGTACTAATATCTTGAATGCGCTAAATAATGATTTGTCCCGCGAACTTGAAAGACTAAAATCCAATTTGAACAATGATGGGATATTTTATTCTGGAAGTGAGTCTGCACATTTAGAAGTTATGAAATATGAACTTACTTTCTTGAAAGATACTTTAGAACTTGTAAAAGCAAAAATAGGAGCAGATACTAAAGAACCATTAACTAGAAGTTTTAACGAACAAACTAAAGGTCTTGGCAATGATGGCAAAGGAGACCGAAGTAATTATTACGATTTTTTGAAGGGGGTGCAAGAACGAATTGAAATTGCGGTAAATCAGAAGCTTAATCAATATTTTGGTCTCGATATGAGATTCAATTCTCTGATTCTTTTGAGCGAAACTGACAAGATTGAGCATGATATCAAATTACTTGAACTTTTTGAGAAATATAAGAGTGCTATAGGTTGTGAAGAATTGTCAGAAAAGTCAGTTGAGCTTTTGAAAGACAAATTGTTTTTTGGAGAAATTTTCTTAGGAGGTTAATAACGAATGAAAACAGAAACTAAAGAAAACAACAAAGTAGTTAGTAAAAATGTCAAAGTAATTAGCAAAGCTAATAACGTAACAAGCAAAGTTCCTACAAAGACTATTAGTTTGGACGAATATAATAAGCTTATGAAATATAAAAAGGGACTTGCTAAGAATGACAAGCAGATATTATCAAACAAAGCAAGTAAACCTTTGAGCATAAATCAAAGAGTAGCTCAAGAATTAGCCGAAGTCAAGGCAAAGAATAAAGCAAAGAATCAAATCTTACGAGAAGCTATAAAACTTAATGAAATTGATTCTTTGTCAAAGAAATATTTGAGTAGTCATTTTAACAAGGAGGCGCTACTATCACGTGGGCACAGCTTAGATGAGATTATGTTAGCGCAAAAGCGAGAACTTGTTAGAAAGTATGTTCCAAAGGATCAAATTAAGGCTATAGCTAAGATAGATAATCTTGAGCATATCAAAGGTACATTATTAGATATGCTTTTAAATCTTGCCAAAACTTCGATGAAAAAGACTAGAAAGAACAAAAGTGTTACAACTAAAAGTATTGGCAAAACTGGTATCAAATTTGAGGATAAGATTTCTACTGCCTCCCCACACTTCAAGTCAACCAATAACAATGAATTGAGAAGCGGTATCTTAAACAGATACAAAGAGCTAGTAAAGCGATCTTCAAAGGTTAGAAAAAAAATATCTAAAGTTTAAAAAGGAGACTAAATGGCAGATATTGCAAAACTAAAAAAGGAATATGAAGATAAGCTTAACGAAATAAAGTCTTATATGAAGAATCCAAGTGTTGATCCTGGATTGTTTAGTAATAATACTGAATTTAGAGATAAGAATCTGCATTTTGCAGCATCAGGTGGTACTACCACAAGTAGTGTGGATATCATTGAAAATATGCCATCTAAAGGATATCCCTATAAGCGTGGTGTCAAATTGGATTTTTCCGATGCTAAATATGAACCAGTTGTAGTACCAGGTGGTGGTAGTGATCTATATGGCATATGTATCGATATTGATGATTATACAGAAACAGCTCAAGTTATCCCTATTAATAATAATTTTCAAGGTTGGTTGATTGCTAAAAAGGATAATGCTACGAGTATTTCTATTGGAGATACATTGAAATTCAATAATTTTGGGGAACTAGAGAAAGATACTAGCTCATCAAGACTCATCAATGCAGTTGCACTTTCTGAGGCTGTAAAACTAAATGAAAATCTTCACATAATACATGTTTCTATATTTGGTAATAGGGCTAAAAGCTAATGAGTGGTAAAGTCAATGATGTAGAATCATCTTCTCAAGTAGATGATACAAAAGAACAAGCTGATCTTGAGATTGAATCAGAAGTTCACGTAAATCAAGATAGTAGTTCACATACTCCTAAAAGTAGAAAAAGAAGAGGAGCAGAAGATGTAAGTCAAAATTTAGATAATCGTTTT encodes:
- a CDS encoding DUF228 domain-containing protein; the encoded protein is MADIAKLKKEYEDKLNEIKSYMKNPSVDPGLFSNNTEFRDKNLHFAASGGTTTSSVDIIENMPSKGYPYKRGVKLDFSDAKYEPVVVPGGGSDLYGICIDIDDYTETAQVIPINNNFQGWLIAKKDNATSISIGDTLKFNNFGELEKDTSSSRLINAVALSEAVKLNENLHIIHVSIFGNRAKS
- a CDS encoding anti-CBASS protein Acb1 family protein gives rise to the protein MKYNSKINSYELYKHSIFFRNYINNVAEDVLHNGINLEVLYSTALSGIEDTLDNLKVELKEALLNCIISYRFNGIGYILVKTAGDDNLDLEINSELPIGFVYLDFSCVRDRGSKSPYVIYSFKEEDDEGVLARKEVKIHKSRLIIYENYDYILGSYTPCYTQSFLLNVALFETIYQEIDRRIRNYNFLFYRDESLAEINDAISKASLQFNLLTKSNKDNSSGMFKKLFRRNSDDGSVDNSGDEVVKKGTNILNALNNDLSRELERLKSNLNNDGIFYSGSESAHLEVMKYELTFLKDTLELVKAKIGADTKEPLTRSFNEQTKGLGNDGKGDRSNYYDFLKGVQERIEIAVNQKLNQYFGLDMRFNSLILLSETDKIEHDIKLLELFEKYKSAIGCEELSEKSVELLKDKLFFGEIFLGG
- a CDS encoding DUF1357 family protein, producing the protein MKTETKENNKVVSKNVKVISKANNVTSKVPTKTISLDEYNKLMKYKKGLAKNDKQILSNKASKPLSINQRVAQELAEVKAKNKAKNQILREAIKLNEIDSLSKKYLSSHFNKEALLSRGHSLDEIMLAQKRELVRKYVPKDQIKAIAKIDNLEHIKGTLLDMLLNLAKTSMKKTRKNKSVTTKSIGKTGIKFEDKISTASPHFKSTNNNELRSGILNRYKELVKRSSKVRKKISKV